In the genome of Desulfovibrio sp. ZJ209, the window ACGAGGCTGAAGCCGGGCAGGCCCTGACGGGCGTAGTCCACCTCCACTTCCACGGGGTAGGCGTCCACCCCGGAGAGGGCGCCGCTCAAGAGGCGGACGATCACGCGCGCCGCCGGCCGTTAAAGGAGCTTCTGGCCGATGCGCGACCAGCGGATGTCGTCAAGGCCGCCCCAGGACCAGTAGATGCGCCAGGCCTTGGCCTTGATGTCGCTCTTGTCCACGAAGCCCCAGAAGCGCGAGTCCAGCGAATTGTCGCGGTTGTCGCCCATGACGAAGTACTTGCCCGGCGGCACGGTCACGGGCGCGTAGTTGTCACGCACGGGCTCGCGGCCCGTGGGGTCGCTGTGGCGGATATAGCTCTCCTTCACGGGCTGGCCGTTGCGGTAGAGCTGCTTGTCGCGCACCTCGATGACATCGCCGGGTACGCCGATGATGCGCTTGATATAGTCCACGCTTTTGTCGTTGGGATAGCGGAAGATGATGATGTCGCCGCGCGCGGGCTCGTCGCCCTCGTAGAGATAGGTGTCGGTGAAGGGGATCTTGACGCCATAGGCGAACTTGCTGGCGAGCAGGTGGTCGCCCACGAGCAGGGTGCCCACCATGGATTCCGACGGGATCTTGAAGGCCTGGACGATGAAGGTGCGGATGACGAAGGCCAGGATGAGCGCCACGGCGAGCGCTTCCGCATATTCGCGCCACAGGGACTTTTTGCCGCGCGGCCGGCGCTGGAGGGTGATGGGCTTCATGGGCGTCCTTTGGGGGAGGGAGCCCGCATGAAAGCGGGGATTCGGCAGTATGCCCCCTCGGGGGCGGAATGGCAAGCCGGCGCGGCCCCGCGCGCGGGCGGCGGAGTTGGGGCGCCCCGGGCGCTTGCGGCGCCCGCGCCTTGACCCTGCGCATCCTTTTTCCTATACAACAAGGACGACAAAAGCCTTGCGGGGTGAGGGCGCATGATCCTGCTCGAGAAACTGAAAGAAGCGGCCACTTCGGTCATTCCCGTCATGGGCGTGGTCTGGCTGCTCCATTTCACGGCCGCGCCGCTCGGGGACGAGCTTGGCCGCTTTCTCGCCGGCGGCGTGCTGCTCATCCTGGGGCTCGCGGTCTTCTTGCTCGGCGCGGAGATCGGCGTGGTGCCGGTGGGCAGCCGCGCGGGCTCGGCGCTCACCTCGCGGCGCAACCTGCCGCTTCTGCTCGGAGCTGGCTTTGTCATCGGCTTCTTCATCACCGTGGCCGAGCCGGACGTGCATGTGCTCGCCCAGCAGGTCTCCGCGGTGGACCCGGGCATCTCGAACCTCGTGCTCGTGGGCATGATCGCCGTGGGCGTGGGCCTTTTCGTGGCCGTGGCGCTCGCGCGCATCGTCTTCCAGGTGTCGCTCCGGCTGCTCCTGCTCATATTTTACGGCGTCATCTTCGCCTGCGCGGCCTTCACGGCCCCGGCCTTTCTCGGCGTGGCCTTCGACGCCGGCGGCGCCACCACCGGCCCCATGACCGTGCCCTTCATCATGGCCCTCGGCGTGGGCGTGGCCGCCGTGCGCGGGGGCGACGGGCGCGACGACAGCTTCGGGCTCATTGGCCTCGCCTCCATCGGGCCCATCCTCTCTGTCCTCCTGCTCGGCATGCTGCACAAGGGCGCGGGCGCCGCCGCCCCGGCCCTGGCCGAAGAGGGCGCGGCCGGCCTCGCGGCCCATTTTTTCGCCCTCGTGCCGGGCACGGCCTTTGAAGTGGGCATGGCGCTGGCGCCGCTCGTCGTGCTCTTCGCCGCGTTCCGCATCTTCCTCTTGCGCCGGATGACGCGCATGCGCTTGGTGCGCGTGGTCATGGGCCTGATGTACACCTTTCTCGGGCTGGTCTGCTTTTTCGTGGGCGTCAAGGGCGGTTTCATCCCCGCCGGGACTTCCCTCGGGCGGATCATCGCGGTGACGCATCCCGCGTGGATGCTCATAGTCACAGGCGTGGTGCTCGGCGCGCTGGCCGTGCTCGCCGAGCCGGCGGTGTGGGTTCTGACCGCGCAGGTGGAGGAGGTCTCGGGCGGCAGCGTGCGCAGCCGCGTCATCCTCGTCACGCTCTGCATCGGCGTGGCCTCGGCCGTGGGGCTCGCCATGTTCCGCGTGGCCGGGGGGCTCTCGCTCTGGTACTTCCTCATCCCGGGCTACGCGCTGGCGCTCGGCCTGACCTTTTTGTGCCCGCCCATGTTCACGGCCATCGCCTTTGACTCGGGCGGCGTGGCCTCGGGGCCCATGGCCTCGACCTTCATCCTCGCCTTCACCCTCGGCGCCTCCGGCGGCCTCGGGGGCAACCCCATCACCGACGCCTTCGGCGTCATCGCGCTCATCGCCATGACGCCGCTCATCGCCATCCAGGCGCTCGGCATCCTTTACGGCAGGGCGGCGCGGCGCCTTTCGGCCGCGCCGCCGCCACCAGCCCCGGCAGGCGGGGAGGGCGCATGACCAGTGATTTCCCGAGCTTCGCCTCAGGCAAGCTGCTCATCGTGGTGACGCGCCATGGCGCGGGCGACCGCGTGGCGCGCGTGGCGAGGGCGGCCGGCGCGCGCGGCGGCACCATCCTCACCGGGCGCGGCTGCGCGGCGAACCGCCTGTTGCAGTTGCTCTGCCTCGCCGATACCGAAAAAGACCTCGTCTTCGTGCTGGCGCCCGCGCCCGACATGCAGGAAATCATCGCCGCGGTGCGCGGCTCGCCGGAGGTCTTCCGCAAGACCACGGGCATAGGCATCGTTCTCGACGTCAACGCCATCGTCCGCGGCGCCCTGTCGAGACCGGCGCCGAAGCCGGAAAAGCCCGCCCCCGGCGGGCGCCCCCAGGGGGAGGCCATGCACGACACAGCCCCGCAAAAGCCCGCCGGGCACCAGCTCATCTTCGCCATCGTCAACGCGGGCTACGCCGACGACCTCATGGCCGCGGCCAGGGCCGCGGGCGCGGGCGGCGGCACCATCCTCAAGGCGCGCGGCACGGGCACCGAGGCCGACGCCAGCTTTTTCGGCATCACCATCGTGCCGGAAAAGGAAGTGCTGCTCGTGCTGGCGCCGGACGACGCGGCGCCGGCCATTTTCGAGGCCGTGCGCAGGGCGCCCTGCCTTGAGGAGCCGGGCTCGGGCATCATCTTCAGCGTGGCCGCCGAGGACTTCTTCCCGCTGGGGCCCGGCCGGGGCAACGAAGTCCGCTGAGGCCGCGGGCGCAGCCTGAAACTTCCCGCGGGCGCCCGTAGGCAGGGTCGACATGCTCTTCAGCTCCTACAGCTTCCTTTTCTGCTTCCTGCCGCTCACCCTCGCCGCGTGGCAGCTCGCGGCGCGCGCGGCGGCGCAGCCCGCGCAGGCTCTCGGCTGGCTTTTGCTCGCGCTGTCGCTCGTCTTCTACGCCTTCTGGGGCCCCGGCTTCCTTGTGCTGCTGCTCGGCCTCATCGTCATGAACCACGCCTTCGGCACGGCGCTCGCCGCGCCGCAACAGGAGGGCGCGGGCAAAAGGCGCCTCACCCGCAAGAGCCTGCTCGCCCTTGCGCTCGCCTGCAACCTGCTGCCGCTCCTCTGGTTCAAGTACGCTGGCTTTCTCACGGACTGCGCGGCCAGGCTTTGCGGGGCGGACTGGAGCTTCACGCCGGCCGGCCTGCCGCTCGGCATCTCCTTCTACACCTTCATCCAGATCGCGTGGCTCGTGGCCGTCTACCGGCGCGAAACGGCGCCCGAGGGCCTGGCCGCGCACGCGCTCTTCACCTCCTGCTTCGCGTGGGTGATTTCCGGGCCCATCGTGCGCTATGGCCAAATGGGCCCGCAACTGGGGGCGCTCGCGGGCCTTCGGGCCGAAAACCTCGCCCAAGGCTTCACCCTGTTCACGCTCGGGCTCGGCAAGAAGGTGCTCCTGGCGGACAGCATCGGCGCCTATGCGGACGCGGTGTTCAACGCCGCGGCCCGGGGCATCTGGCCCTCCACGCTGGAGGCGTGGCTCGGCTCGCTCGCCTATACCTTCCAGCTGTATTTCGACTTTTCCGGCTATACGGACATGGCCCTCGGCCTCGGCCTCATGCTGGGCCTCAGGCTCCCCGAGAATTTCGCCTCGCCCTACAAGGCCACGGGCATCGTGGACTTCTGGCGGCGCTGGCACATCACCCTCGGCGCGTGGCTCAGGGACTTTCTCTATATTCCGCTCGGCGGCAACCGGCGCGGGCGCCCGCGCCAGTATGCGAACCTCTTCCTGACCATGCTCATCGGCGGCGCCTGGCACGGCGCCGGCTGGACCTTCATCGTCTGGGGCGCGCTCCACGGAACCATGCTGTCGGTGAACCACTTTTTCCGCGCCTGTACGCGCGGGACGCTGGCGGAACGGCTGCTCGGCGCCGCGCCCGGGCGCCTTGTCTGCGTGGCCTTCACCTTTTTCTGCATCAATCTCTGCTGGGTGGTGTTCCGCGCGCCAAACCTTGACACGGCCCTGACCATCTACACGGCCATGGCCGGCGCCGGGCCTGACGTGTGGCCGCCGCTCATGGCGCCCGACGCCGGGGCGGGGCTTGAGGGCTTTCTCGCCCGGCTCGACCCGGCCGCGCCCGGCAGCCTCATGGCCGCGCTATTACCCAACCGTTTTTTCAGCGGCTGGCTGCCCTTTGCGCTGCTCGCCGTGTGCGGCGTCATCGTCTGGTGCTGTCCCAACAGCCAGGAGGTGGTGTTCGGGAGGAAGGAGGGCGCCGGGCCCCGCGTGCGCTGGCGCCCGACGACGGGATGGGCCGCGGCGCTCGCGCTGCTGGGCTTCGCCGCGCTGGTGCTGGCCTCGCGGGAAACCGTGTTTCTCTATTTCCAGTTCTAGGCGGGAAGACATGCGCGCGACGGAGACACAGGCCACGCAAGCGCCGCAAGCGGCGGCATGGCTCACCCGCTATTTCCTCATCCTGGCGGGGCTCGGGCTTTTCGGGCTGCTCGTGCTCGCGCCCTATGCGGCATGGTGGCTCCACGCAAGCGGCGACGCCGCCGTGGAGCGCGCCGTGGCCGCGCAAGGTTCCGGCCGCTTCGCCCTCTTCGGCTCCGGCGTGTCACAGGATTTCGTGGACTACAAGCTCAGGCTCTATGCGGCCATAAAGCCCGACATCGCGGCCGTGGGCTCTTCCCGCGTCATGCAGTTCCGCGGGGCGTGGTTCCGCAAGCCCTTCTGCAACATGGGCGGCGTGGCGGGCAATCTCGCCGTGCTCCGCTCCACCGTGGACGCCATGCTGCGCATCCACAAGCCAGGGGCCGTCATCCTGGGCCTCGATTTCTGGTGGTTCCTGCCGCAGTGGGAGGCTGAGCCCTTCAAGGAGGTGCCGCCCACCAGCGGCTCGTACAATTACGGCTTTTCGAGCCTGAAAAAGCCGTGGCAGTGGCTGCTGGAGGGCAAGATCTCCCCGCGGGAGCTCGCCGCGCCGTTGCTCGGCCTCTTCGGCGCGGGCTTTCGCGAAGACCGCTTCGGCATCATGGCCCAGCAGACCGACGACGGCTTCGGCCCGGACGGCTCGTGGTATGCCACGGCCGAGGCCACGGGCCAGAAGCTCCCGCTGGACTTCCAGTTCCGCGACACGCTCGCGCAGGTGGCCCAAGGCAGCAAGGCCTTCTACCGCGCGCGGCCCGGGCAGGACGGCCCCTCGGAGGCGCATCTGGACGCCTTCGCCGAGATCTGGTGCCGGCTGCGCAGCCGGGGCGTCAAGACCTTCGTGTTCATCGCGCCGCT includes:
- the lepB gene encoding signal peptidase I, with translation MKPITLQRRPRGKKSLWREYAEALAVALILAFVIRTFIVQAFKIPSESMVGTLLVGDHLLASKFAYGVKIPFTDTYLYEGDEPARGDIIIFRYPNDKSVDYIKRIIGVPGDVIEVRDKQLYRNGQPVKESYIRHSDPTGREPVRDNYAPVTVPPGKYFVMGDNRDNSLDSRFWGFVDKSDIKAKAWRIYWSWGGLDDIRWSRIGQKLL
- a CDS encoding DUF1538 domain-containing protein, which produces MILLEKLKEAATSVIPVMGVVWLLHFTAAPLGDELGRFLAGGVLLILGLAVFLLGAEIGVVPVGSRAGSALTSRRNLPLLLGAGFVIGFFITVAEPDVHVLAQQVSAVDPGISNLVLVGMIAVGVGLFVAVALARIVFQVSLRLLLLIFYGVIFACAAFTAPAFLGVAFDAGGATTGPMTVPFIMALGVGVAAVRGGDGRDDSFGLIGLASIGPILSVLLLGMLHKGAGAAAPALAEEGAAGLAAHFFALVPGTAFEVGMALAPLVVLFAAFRIFLLRRMTRMRLVRVVMGLMYTFLGLVCFFVGVKGGFIPAGTSLGRIIAVTHPAWMLIVTGVVLGALAVLAEPAVWVLTAQVEEVSGGSVRSRVILVTLCIGVASAVGLAMFRVAGGLSLWYFLIPGYALALGLTFLCPPMFTAIAFDSGGVASGPMASTFILAFTLGASGGLGGNPITDAFGVIALIAMTPLIAIQALGILYGRAARRLSAAPPPPAPAGGEGA
- a CDS encoding P-II family nitrogen regulator, producing the protein MTSDFPSFASGKLLIVVTRHGAGDRVARVARAAGARGGTILTGRGCAANRLLQLLCLADTEKDLVFVLAPAPDMQEIIAAVRGSPEVFRKTTGIGIVLDVNAIVRGALSRPAPKPEKPAPGGRPQGEAMHDTAPQKPAGHQLIFAIVNAGYADDLMAAARAAGAGGGTILKARGTGTEADASFFGITIVPEKEVLLVLAPDDAAPAIFEAVRRAPCLEEPGSGIIFSVAAEDFFPLGPGRGNEVR
- a CDS encoding MBOAT family protein, whose translation is MLFSSYSFLFCFLPLTLAAWQLAARAAAQPAQALGWLLLALSLVFYAFWGPGFLVLLLGLIVMNHAFGTALAAPQQEGAGKRRLTRKSLLALALACNLLPLLWFKYAGFLTDCAARLCGADWSFTPAGLPLGISFYTFIQIAWLVAVYRRETAPEGLAAHALFTSCFAWVISGPIVRYGQMGPQLGALAGLRAENLAQGFTLFTLGLGKKVLLADSIGAYADAVFNAAARGIWPSTLEAWLGSLAYTFQLYFDFSGYTDMALGLGLMLGLRLPENFASPYKATGIVDFWRRWHITLGAWLRDFLYIPLGGNRRGRPRQYANLFLTMLIGGAWHGAGWTFIVWGALHGTMLSVNHFFRACTRGTLAERLLGAAPGRLVCVAFTFFCINLCWVVFRAPNLDTALTIYTAMAGAGPDVWPPLMAPDAGAGLEGFLARLDPAAPGSLMAALLPNRFFSGWLPFALLAVCGVIVWCCPNSQEVVFGRKEGAGPRVRWRPTTGWAAALALLGFAALVLASRETVFLYFQF